The Halobacteriovorax sp. DA5 genome includes the window CTTTTTTGCATTTAAAAATTCCTTGTTGTTATAAATTTCTAATAAGAATAGTGATAATAAAATTGTAAAAGCAAAGAATGCCAGCATTGGGATTGAGATGAAACCAAACCAATTAATCCATTTTTCTGAACACGGCACACCACTAACACATGGGCTAGCGCTTTCAGGAATGACTTTAAGCTGGACAAGATTGTGATAAATCGAAATGAGCCAGCCTGCAAAAATGAATGGTGCACTATAAAGTATGCTGCGCTTATCATCTTGATAGAAGCCAATTAATAATATGGCCGCAAGAGGATACATTGCAATTCTTTGCCACCAACAAAGTGCACATGGAACAAATTCCATGATCACACTAAAAAATAGCGAGCCAGCTGTTGCAAGTACTGCAACAATCCACATAATGAAGAGAGTGTTTTCTTTGATTAATTTCATGACAATAATCATAACGAAACTTTAAACAGATGACCAAGTAATTCGTCATCTGCTTAAAGCGTTATATTGTCAATTTTTTGTAAAGTGGTTTTTATTAAAGAGAATATTCAGGATTGAACTCTTGTTGTCCTTCTTCAAGCACAACTGTAGGCTCCGCCACGATATCTTCA containing:
- a CDS encoding disulfide oxidoreductase, which translates into the protein MKLIKENTLFIMWIVAVLATAGSLFFSVIMEFVPCALCWWQRIAMYPLAAILLIGFYQDDKRSILYSAPFIFAGWLISIYHNLVQLKVIPESASPCVSGVPCSEKWINWFGFISIPMLAFFAFTILLSLFLLEIYNNKEFLNAKKS